The Paenibacillus sp. genome has a segment encoding these proteins:
- a CDS encoding manganese catalase family protein yields MWIYEKKLQYPVRVSKCDPRMAKYLIEQYGGADGELAAALRYLNQRYTLPEKVIAIVNDIGTEELAHLEMIATMIYKLTKDATPEQMKEAGLGDHYANHDKALFYHNAAGVPWTAAFIQAKGDPIADLYEDVAAEEKARATYQWLIDMTDDVDLIDSLTFLREREIVHSQRFREAIEILKADQQTKKIF; encoded by the coding sequence ATGTGGATTTATGAGAAAAAGCTGCAGTACCCCGTTCGCGTCAGCAAATGCGATCCGCGGATGGCGAAATATTTGATCGAACAGTACGGAGGCGCCGACGGAGAACTGGCCGCGGCTCTCCGTTACCTGAACCAACGGTATACGCTTCCCGAGAAAGTGATCGCGATCGTTAACGATATCGGCACCGAAGAGCTCGCGCACCTCGAAATGATCGCCACGATGATCTACAAGCTCACCAAAGACGCCACGCCGGAGCAAATGAAGGAAGCCGGTCTCGGCGACCATTACGCCAACCACGATAAGGCGCTCTTCTACCACAACGCCGCGGGCGTTCCGTGGACCGCGGCGTTCATTCAAGCCAAAGGCGATCCGATCGCCGACCTATATGAAGACGTCGCGGCCGAGGAGAAGGCGCGGGCCACCTATCAGTGGCTTATCGACATGACCGACGACGTGGACTTGATCGACAGTCTGACTTTCCTGCGCGAGCGCGAAATCGTTCACTCGCAGCGCTTCCGGGAAGCCATCGAAATACTGAAAGCGGACCAGCAAACGAAAAAAATCTTTTAA
- a CDS encoding spore coat protein CotJB: MSTIDGWKDDQKKTYYELLRQIQEVDFVLVELNLYLDTHPDDQAAIAQYNQFAQKSMALKQQFEALFGPLRHFGSSYSPAPFAWKEAPWPWQV, from the coding sequence ATGAGCACCATCGACGGTTGGAAGGACGACCAGAAGAAAACCTACTACGAGCTATTGCGGCAAATCCAAGAAGTCGATTTCGTCCTCGTAGAATTGAATTTATACTTGGACACCCACCCGGACGACCAAGCCGCCATCGCGCAGTACAACCAGTTCGCGCAGAAAAGCATGGCGTTAAAGCAGCAGTTCGAAGCGCTGTTCGGACCGCTGCGCCATTTCGGCAGCAGCTATTCGCCGGCGCCTTTCGCTTGGAAGGAAGCGCCTTGGCCTTGGCAAGTGTAG
- a CDS encoding spore coat associated protein CotJA, which yields MYTPRKTYTPFVGPFDPCPPLPVKTYETPPQLYLGFQPYGLPQFSPSDALKHGTLWPALFAPYSNPYESLQKGEKRE from the coding sequence ATGTATACGCCGAGGAAAACTTATACGCCGTTCGTCGGCCCGTTCGACCCGTGTCCACCGCTGCCGGTGAAAACATACGAAACCCCGCCCCAGCTGTACCTAGGCTTCCAGCCGTACGGGCTTCCGCAATTTTCCCCGAGCGACGCGTTAAAGCACGGCACGCTATGGCCCGCTTTGTTCGCGCCGTACTCGAACCCGTACGAATCGCTGCAAAAGGGGGAGAAACGCGAATGA
- a CDS encoding Gfo/Idh/MocA family oxidoreductase, with translation MVRFGIIGTNWITERFLQAGRTVEGFEAAAVCSRALERAEAYAAQHGVPHRFASVEDMAASGTVDAVYIASPNALHAEQAIRCLDLGLHVLCEKPLASNEFEAAAMIEAAKRNGALLMEAMKTTFLPNFEAIRDNLHRVGKVRRVNASYNQYSSRYDAYRAGTVLNAFDPTLSNGALMDLGVYCIYPIVRMFGAPKSVKANGVMLESGVDGAGSLLLQYEGMEAVVAYSKITHSTVPCEIQGEDGNLVFDKMSEPETVEWRNRRGEAETLTRPQSEHTMRYEIEAFMELVRRGATESPVNSHEVSLATIRIMDEARRQMGLVYPADRNRP, from the coding sequence ATGGTTCGCTTTGGCATCATAGGGACAAATTGGATTACGGAACGTTTTTTGCAGGCGGGCAGGACGGTCGAAGGGTTCGAAGCGGCCGCCGTTTGTTCCCGCGCGCTCGAACGCGCGGAGGCGTACGCGGCGCAGCACGGAGTTCCGCATCGCTTCGCGAGCGTCGAGGATATGGCCGCGTCGGGAACGGTCGATGCGGTATACATCGCAAGCCCGAACGCGTTGCATGCGGAGCAGGCGATTCGCTGCCTGGATCTTGGGCTGCACGTGCTGTGCGAGAAGCCGCTGGCTTCGAACGAATTCGAAGCGGCTGCGATGATCGAAGCGGCGAAGCGGAACGGGGCGCTGCTCATGGAAGCGATGAAAACGACGTTCCTGCCGAATTTCGAAGCGATACGGGACAATCTGCATCGCGTCGGTAAGGTCCGGCGGGTGAACGCGTCGTACAACCAGTATTCGTCGAGGTACGACGCGTACCGGGCGGGGACCGTCTTGAATGCGTTCGATCCGACGCTGTCGAACGGCGCGTTGATGGATTTGGGCGTCTATTGCATCTACCCCATCGTGCGGATGTTCGGAGCGCCGAAGTCGGTAAAGGCGAACGGCGTCATGCTGGAGTCCGGCGTTGACGGCGCGGGCAGCTTGCTGCTTCAGTACGAAGGCATGGAAGCGGTGGTCGCGTATTCGAAGATTACGCATTCGACCGTCCCGTGCGAAATTCAAGGGGAGGACGGGAACCTCGTGTTCGATAAGATGAGCGAGCCGGAAACGGTCGAGTGGCGCAACCGCCGGGGGGAGGCGGAAACGTTGACGCGGCCGCAATCCGAGCATACGATGCGCTACGAGATCGAAGCGTTCATGGAGCTCGTCCGCCGCGGGGCGACGGAATCGCCGGTCAACAGCCACGAGGTGTCGCTCGCGACGATTCGCATCATGGACGAGGCGCGCCGTCAAATGGGGCTGGTCTACCCGGCGGACCGAAATCGGCCATGA
- a CDS encoding AraC family transcriptional regulator → MTGGAALFPDAALAEDVYPRAYAYYFRQWQAFDMPFHRHDSTEIMYVIRGECRVEVSHRESAPPDAFGLTNGEFVVIGANVPHRLVVEGTCRMLNVEFNFLRSEAAAVPSMRRLAAEERALSALLSAPEPYLLLRDPDEVYYALKALVLELDAAGANGGTMAHLLFAQLLIRIARLREERRGEPQAERYVRQCIAFMSQNYDRDIGAKDIAAAVNLHPGYVHRLFKAQTGRTVNAYLTSLRIEKAKMLLQRTDIPIADISDAIGIGSRQYFHALFKRMTNRTPAEYRQTMMTQKWDVRGKGDDS, encoded by the coding sequence ATGACCGGCGGGGCGGCGCTGTTTCCCGATGCCGCGCTGGCGGAGGACGTGTATCCGAGAGCGTACGCGTATTATTTCCGGCAGTGGCAGGCGTTCGATATGCCGTTTCACCGCCACGACTCGACGGAGATCATGTATGTGATCCGGGGCGAGTGCCGCGTCGAAGTGTCGCATCGGGAATCGGCGCCGCCGGATGCATTCGGGCTGACGAACGGCGAATTCGTCGTCATCGGGGCGAATGTGCCGCATCGCCTCGTCGTCGAGGGCACGTGCCGCATGCTGAACGTGGAGTTCAACTTCCTGCGCAGCGAAGCGGCGGCGGTGCCGTCGATGCGCAGGCTGGCGGCCGAAGAGCGCGCGCTGAGCGCGCTCTTGTCGGCTCCGGAGCCGTATTTACTGCTTCGGGACCCCGACGAAGTGTACTATGCGTTGAAGGCGCTCGTGCTCGAGCTGGATGCGGCGGGCGCGAACGGCGGGACGATGGCGCATTTGCTGTTCGCCCAGCTGCTGATTCGCATCGCCCGGCTTCGCGAGGAGCGGCGCGGCGAGCCGCAAGCCGAGCGGTATGTGCGGCAGTGCATCGCATTTATGAGCCAAAATTACGACCGGGACATCGGCGCTAAGGATATCGCGGCCGCCGTTAATTTGCATCCCGGCTACGTGCATCGACTGTTCAAGGCGCAAACCGGGCGGACGGTCAACGCGTATTTGACGTCGCTGCGTATCGAAAAGGCGAAAATGCTGCTGCAGCGCACCGATATTCCGATCGCGGACATCAGCGATGCGATCGGGATCGGCAGCAGGCAGTATTTCCACGCGCTGTTCAAACGAATGACGAATCGGACGCCGGCGGAGTACCGCCAAACGATGATGACGCAAAAGTGGGACGTTCGGGGAAAAGGTGACGATAGTTGA